In the Terriglobus sp. RCC_193 genome, TGTGCGCTACCTGCAGCAGCATGGTCTCCGTATCGCGCAGTGGGGTCTGCAGAATGAACCAGCGTTGGGCAAGCCGAAGAAAGAGACGTCACAAACGCTGGACGCAAAGCAGTCCTATGCACATTGCTACTACTCACCGGAGGACTACGCAGCGGTGTTGAAGGTTACCGTGCCAAAGGTTCGCGCATTGATGCCATCGGTCGAAATTCATGCAAATAGCTGGGATGGTCCCGCAGGCCTTTATGCCGCGGAGATTCGCAAAGACCCCGCTTTGCTGAAGGAAGTTGACTCCTGGACGTGGCACCAGATCGGACACAACTCAAACGACCAGATCGCGCTGCGCGAGAAATACCTCGCAGGTGCTGGAGGTAAAGCGGTTTACCAAAACGAGTACGAGTATCAGCCCTGGGACAAGAATATGCCCGTTGACGGCTACTTCATGAACACCGGGCAGGCACTGATGAACTGGATGGCCTTTGAAGATTCTCCCGTCTGGTACTGGATTCATGCGTTGAAGCCAGTCACCAATATGGAGGCGACGGGATATGCACTTGGCTTCTGGCGTCCACAGGGCGAATTGAAAGATAACCTCGCACCGGCCATCCAGCCCGGGCACTGGGATTACAACCCGCGCAACTACAACGCAGTCGCGGGCTTTTTGAAATACCTGCCGTGGGATTCCACGCGTCTTGCCGTTGATGAGAGTGAGGTCCGAAATGACCAGCGCATTCTCGTCTGGCGTTCGAAGGACGGTCGCCTGGGTGTTGCTCTTTCCAATCGCGGCACGACGCCGTTCCAGTTCCATCTGCATGGAGTTCGTTCCGACCAGCTTATCGGGCATCGTTACACCGTGCAGTCACGTGACGTTTCTCTTTCCAGCAAGAAAGCAACCGCGGACCTCGTGATTACGGTGCCGCCGCAGAGCTTCGAGTTCTGGATTGGTAAGTAGCACTACATAAAAGAACGCAGACCTATCCTGGGGTGAAGGTATGTTGAAGTCCTTGAGGCAAACGCAACTGGCACGAACAGCCGTGCTGGCAACGCCCATTTTCCTGTGTGCGCTTCCGATGTACGCGCAGCAGGGGACGGGCAATATCTCTGGAACGGTGCACGATTCCAGCGGTGCGGTGGTTCCCAACGCGACCGTCGATATTGAAAATATCGACCGTAACGATGCCATCCATCTGACAACAAACGACGCGGGTTTCTATAACTCGCCGCCATTGACTCCCGGCAGCAACTATCGCGTGACCATTACGCGGCAGGGCTTCGGCAAGTCGGTCATCAGCAACATTATCGTAACTGTTGGTCAACGAGTCGGTGAAGACGCCACGCTGACCGTTGGTGGTGTTAATGACACGGTAGTGGTAGAAGCAACGCAAGCCACGGCACTTGATACCACTTCTGCAACGCTGGGTGCGGTCATCGGCGAGAAGTCGATTGAAGAACTGCCGCTGAATGGCCGCAACGTCATTGCACTAACCACGCTGACACCAGGTGTTCGGATCAACACGACGGTGGCACAGTCTGGCTTCGCAAACCGCGGCACAAATCTTTCAGCCATTTCGATCAACGGCTCGCCTACAGGATCGAACTCGTACATCCTCGATGGCCAGAGCAACCTCTCCACCACGACCGGCGAAATCGCTGTGAATCCGACCGTGGATGCCATTCAGGAATTCAAAGTGCAGAGCGGTGTTTTCTCTGCACAGTATGGTTTCACGCTGGGCGGCGTGGTGAACCTGGTTAGTCGCAGCGGTACCAATAGCATTCATGGCTCGGCCTATGAATTCTTGCGGAACGATGTATTCAATGCGCGAAACTACTTCGCCCGTACCGGCGTTGTCGCAAAGCCGGTGCTGCGTTACAACCAGTTCGGCGGGGCCATGGGCGCGCCGATTATAAAAAACAAGGCATACGTTTTCGGGAACTTTGAAACCTACCAGTTCAAGCAAGCATCGCCACAGTTTCTCAGCGTACCTACGGCTGCGCAGCGTACGGGCGACTTCAGCCAGCTAATCGACGCCAATGGAAACTTCATTCCGCTTTACAACCCGTACACCACTACTGCTACAACCACAGGCGGCAATACGGTCTATACCCGTCAGCGTTATGCAAACAACCAGATAACCAATCTTGATCCGGTTGCTGTTGCTTACCAAAATAATTTCTACCCGCTGCCGAATAACACGCCTGCAACCGTTGCACAGCAGCGCACCAACACGAACAACTACTTGTTCAATGCGCAGGGCCTGTCCCATATGTACAACGCACTGGGACGTGTGGACTATCACCTGGGCGAGAAGGACACGCTCTTTGCACGCTTTGCCTACTATCAGAACTACACCAATGGTGGCACGGGTGGTGGCACTTATTATCCAAATCCAGTCGTGGCCAACCGCTATGACACTTACACGGCGGAAGAACTACTCATCGGTGACACACACGTCTTCTCGTCCTCTTTGATCAATGACCTTCGGCTTTCGATTGAGCGTCAGGAGTTCCCCTTCCAGGCAGCAAGTGCAGGGCAGAACTGGCCGCAGAAGCTTGGGCTTCCCTCAAACGTTCCCAGCTTTGCAATTCCCACGGTGAGCAACGGGCTGCCGAGTTCCAATCAGACCATCGGCTATCGCGCCTACACGCTACCGGAAGTTACAGACACCGTCAGCAAGGTCATCCAGCGTCACGCGCTCAGTTTCGGCTTTGACTGGCGTTACAACGCCGGTGCGAACCTGCAACGCAATGCGCCGTCTGGCACTTTCAGCTTTGCTGCAAGTCTTACCCAGGATCCATCCGGCGGTGCCGCGGCTCCTAATACGACGAATAGCGGAAACACTTACGCTACTTTCCTTTCGGGTGCCGTCAGCTCGGCAGGCATCACCACAAACCAGGGGGAATTGGATCGCGCGTTCAGCGTGTCTGGTTTCATTCAGGATGATTGGTCCGTATCGGATCGACTGACACTAAACCTTGGCCTGCGTTATGACTTTCAGCAACAGCCCTTCGAGCAGAACAACGGCTATAGCAACTTCAACCCGGCACTTAGCTCCGGCGGTTACACCGGCATCATGCAGTATGCGAATACGCCGGGTGTAGGTCGTAACTTCGTTCCGGAAAGCTATCGCGATTTCGGCCCGCGGCTAGGCTTCGCATACCAATTAACCGGCGATGGCAAGACTGTCCTGCGCGGTGGTTTCGGTATCTACTATCCGCTGTTTTTCAACTCCATTTATACCGGCCAGACGAATGGCTTCTCATCCACCAGTACCAACTACAGCGCGACCACCAATCAGCCTGCCTTCCAGTTTAAAAACGGTTTCCCGTATGATCCGTTGCAGCCTGGCGGCGCATCGTATGGCCCACTCGGCTTCCTGGGTCAGTCCGTGGGCTATCAGACTCCCGGCGCCTGGAAGTCGCCTCAATCGCAGCAATATACACTCAGCATTCAACGTCAGATCCCTTACGATACGGTGTTGCAGATTACCTATGTGGGCAACCACGGCGTCCATCTTCCCGCAGGCGGATGGAATATCAATGCGCTAAACCCGAGCTACTTTTCTCTTGGCAAGACGTATCTACAAACGCAGGTTGCTAACCCCTATGCCGGTAAGTTTGCCGGTTCACTCGGCGCAGCAACGGTATCGCGACAGACGCTGCTTAACCCATACCCGTACTACTCCACGATCTCCACGTACAACGCACATGTGGGCAACCTGCACGCAGATTATCTGGAACTGTCTGCACAGCGGCAGGCAAAGAACGGTCTCACCGTTCTCTTCGGATACACCATGGGCAAGCTGCTTACCGACAGTGTCAACTCACCGCTGGCATATCTGAATGGCCTCGCATCGAACAATGGCTATCAGAACCCATACAACCGCGCGGCGGAATACTCATTGGATCCGTCGGACGTATCGCAGCGTGCCACGATCAGCGCGCTGTATAACCTTCCCATTGGAAAAGGGCAGCGCTTTGACCTGCACAGCGGCTTCCTGAACCGCGTGGTGGGCGGCTTCCAACTCAACCTGATCGGTGTCTTCCAGACGGGCACACCGCTCACTATTACAGGTGCAAATTCACAGAGCACCGCAACCCGTCCGAACTACGTCCCAGGTGTAGATGTGGTGAACAAGAACCAGAACATTAATGCATGGTTCAACACGCTGGCCTTCCAGAATCCGAATGACTATACCTTCGGCAACGTTCCGCGCACACTGCCTCACGTACGTGGACCGGGAACACAAAACTTCGATCTCTCCATCTTTAAAACGACGGAACTCTATGGTCGCTTCAAACTGCAACTGCGAGCAGAAGCATTTAACTTCCTGAATCATCCGAACTTCGGTATGCCCGGAACTGCATTTGGCGCTTCGACGAATCCTGTGGTGAATGGCAATGGCGTCAGCCCAGGTTGCGCTACGGCAGGAGCGGGCGGCTGCAATACCAGCTCTTCCTTCGGCGTGATCAGCAGTGCCGCAGATGGACGTTCACTGCAGCTTGCAGGCAAGATCATCTTCTAAGGATCGGAACGTCGCCTCCTCACTTTGCAGGATGGAGATTCCCTTCTCCGTCCTGCTTTATTTCAGTAGAAATGAACTGGAGACACAACAAATGAACTTCCTTCGCACCACCGCTGCTGCCGCATTTGCCCTGATGACACTTACCAGCACGGCCTTTGCCGCAGAACGCATCTCACTGAATGGCAGCGGATGGACCTTCAAAACAACACTGGATAATCCGGTACCGGTAGAAGTTCCTCATTGCTGGACGGGCACCGAACGCTGGCGCCATTACATTGGTTCGGCACTCTATCAGCATGATTTCGATGCGCCCACACTCAAGCCGGGGCAGGTGGTTCGTCTTCACTTTGATGCGGTATATGACGTGGCGACCGTGTGGGTGAATGGCAAGCGTCTGGGCACGCACGAAGGCGGCTATACAGCATTTGAATACGACGTAA is a window encoding:
- a CDS encoding carboxypeptidase regulatory-like domain-containing protein, which gives rise to MLKSLRQTQLARTAVLATPIFLCALPMYAQQGTGNISGTVHDSSGAVVPNATVDIENIDRNDAIHLTTNDAGFYNSPPLTPGSNYRVTITRQGFGKSVISNIIVTVGQRVGEDATLTVGGVNDTVVVEATQATALDTTSATLGAVIGEKSIEELPLNGRNVIALTTLTPGVRINTTVAQSGFANRGTNLSAISINGSPTGSNSYILDGQSNLSTTTGEIAVNPTVDAIQEFKVQSGVFSAQYGFTLGGVVNLVSRSGTNSIHGSAYEFLRNDVFNARNYFARTGVVAKPVLRYNQFGGAMGAPIIKNKAYVFGNFETYQFKQASPQFLSVPTAAQRTGDFSQLIDANGNFIPLYNPYTTTATTTGGNTVYTRQRYANNQITNLDPVAVAYQNNFYPLPNNTPATVAQQRTNTNNYLFNAQGLSHMYNALGRVDYHLGEKDTLFARFAYYQNYTNGGTGGGTYYPNPVVANRYDTYTAEELLIGDTHVFSSSLINDLRLSIERQEFPFQAASAGQNWPQKLGLPSNVPSFAIPTVSNGLPSSNQTIGYRAYTLPEVTDTVSKVIQRHALSFGFDWRYNAGANLQRNAPSGTFSFAASLTQDPSGGAAAPNTTNSGNTYATFLSGAVSSAGITTNQGELDRAFSVSGFIQDDWSVSDRLTLNLGLRYDFQQQPFEQNNGYSNFNPALSSGGYTGIMQYANTPGVGRNFVPESYRDFGPRLGFAYQLTGDGKTVLRGGFGIYYPLFFNSIYTGQTNGFSSTSTNYSATTNQPAFQFKNGFPYDPLQPGGASYGPLGFLGQSVGYQTPGAWKSPQSQQYTLSIQRQIPYDTVLQITYVGNHGVHLPAGGWNINALNPSYFSLGKTYLQTQVANPYAGKFAGSLGAATVSRQTLLNPYPYYSTISTYNAHVGNLHADYLELSAQRQAKNGLTVLFGYTMGKLLTDSVNSPLAYLNGLASNNGYQNPYNRAAEYSLDPSDVSQRATISALYNLPIGKGQRFDLHSGFLNRVVGGFQLNLIGVFQTGTPLTITGANSQSTATRPNYVPGVDVVNKNQNINAWFNTLAFQNPNDYTFGNVPRTLPHVRGPGTQNFDLSIFKTTELYGRFKLQLRAEAFNFLNHPNFGMPGTAFGASTNPVVNGNGVSPGCATAGAGGCNTSSSFGVISSAADGRSLQLAGKIIF